A genomic segment from Euleptes europaea isolate rEulEur1 chromosome 17, rEulEur1.hap1, whole genome shotgun sequence encodes:
- the VPS4A gene encoding vacuolar protein sorting-associated protein 4A produces the protein MTTSALQKAIDLVTKATEEDKAKNYEEALRLYQHAVEYFLHAIKYDAHSDKAKESIRAKCAQYLDRAEKLKDYLRNKEKQSKKPVKEAQNDSKGSDSDSEGDNPEKKKLQEQLMGAVVMEKPNVRWNDVAGLEGAKEALKEAVILPIKFPHLFTGKRTPWRGILLFGPPGTGKSYLAKAVATEASNSTFFSISSSDLMSKWLGESEKLVKNLFELARQHKPSIIFIDEVDSLCGSRNENESEAARRIKTEFLVQMQGVGNNNDGTLVLGATNIPWVLDAAIRRRFEKRIYIPLPEEPARAQMFKLHLGNTPHSLTEANIHELARKTDGYSGADISVIVRDALMQPVRKVQSATHFKKVCGPSRTTPGMIVEDLLTPCSPGDPGAAEMTWMEVPGDKLCEPIVCMSDMLRSLATTRPTVNAEDLLKVKKFTEDFGQEG, from the exons ATGACCACGTCGGCCTTGCAG aAAGCCATTGATCTGGTGACGAAGGCCACCGAGGAGGATAAAGCAAAGAACTACGAGGAGGCCCTGCGGCTGTACCAGCACGCGGTGGAGTACTTCTTGCACGCCATCAAGT ACGATGCCCACAGTGACAAGGCCAAGGAGAGCATCCGAGCCAAATGCGCCCAGTACCTGGACCGGGCCGAAAAGCTGAAGGACTACCTGCGGAACAAGGAGAAGCAGAGCAAGAAACCAGTCAAAGAAGCTCAGAATGACAGCAAGGG GAGCGACAGTGACAGCGAGGGAGACAATCCCGAGAAGAAGAAACTGCAAGAGCAACTGATGG GGGCCGTTGTGATGGAGAAGCCCAACGTGCGGTGGAATGACGTGGCTGGCCTGGAGGGGGCCAAGGAGGCCCTGAAGGAAGCTGTCATTTTGCCTATCAAGTTTCCTCACCTGTTCACAG GTAAGCGCACCCCGTGGCGAGGGATACTCCTTTTCGGCCCTCCTGGCACAGGGAAGTCCTATTTGGCCAAGGCGGTAGCGACCGAAGCCAGCAACTCCACCTtcttctccatctcctcctcagACCTGATGTCCAAGTGGCTGGGGGAGAGTGAAAA GCTGGTGAAGAACCTGTTTGAGCTGGCCCGGCAGCATAAGCCCTCCATCATCTTCATTGACGAAGTAGACTCCTTGTGTGGCTCCCGCAACGAGAATGAAAGCGAAGCTGCTCGCAGGATCAAAACGGAATTTCTAGTGCAGATGCAGG GTGTTGGGAATAATAACGACGGCACCTTGGTCTTGGGCGCAACCAACATTCCTTGGGTCCTGGATGCTGCTATTCGCAGAAG GTTTGAGAAACGCATTTACATCCCACTGCCTGAGGAGCCGGCCCGGGCCCAGATGTTTAAGCTCCACCTGGGGAACACCCCCCACAGCCTTACGGAAGCCAACATCCACGAACTGGCCCGGAAGACAGACGGCTACTCAGGCGCAGACATCAGCGTAATCGTGCGCGACGCCCTCATGCAGCCAGTCCGTAAGGTGCAGTCAGCCACACACTTCAAGAAG GTCTGTGGGCCTTCCCGCACGACTCCTGGCATGATTGTAGAAGACCTGCTGACCCCGTGTTCCCCCGGAGACCCTGGTGCTGCTGAAATGACATGGATGGAGGTTCCTGGGGACAAACTGTGTGAGCCCATCGTCTGCATG TCGGACATGCTGCGTTCGCTGGCCACGACCCGTCCCACTGTCAATGCAGAGGATCTCCTGAAGGTGAAGAAATTCACAGAGGACTTTGGCCAAGAGGGCTGA
- the COG8 gene encoding conserved oligomeric Golgi complex subunit 8, whose protein sequence is MAAAGPGGGADVEEASLLAWLFRGAAAPAGDAELPAYLAELSGLGLEVLRREPGRLAEERAQLGAQTRALAFAHYKTFIRSAECTAGTRRGFAGIEQGLDRLLGRLAPFAHTCRNFSREAEQIALSRRMNSLTLNRHTEILEVLEIPQLMDTCVRNSYHEEALGLVAYVRRLEKKHADIPVIQGIVAEVRQSTQLMLTQLIQQLRTNIQLPACLRLIGYLRCMDVFTQAELRIMFLQARDVWLRSILAAIPDDDPYVHITKTIEACRVHLFDIITQYRAIFADEEPLMPSGQDALNESAIFHGWVLQKVSQFLQVLERDLQRGVGGRLDSLLGQCMYFGLSFSRVGADFRGQLAPIFQRVALQTFQKAVQEAVNKFQEEMNSYTLISAPAVLGSTTPVAVPTAQPATLQPPMVLLDFPPLACFLNNILVAFNDLRLCCPVALAQDVAAALEDALGQATKVILAFHRAEEVAFSSREQELFVQFYMTFLEDLVPYLNRCLQLLFPPAQIAQTLGVPPTQLQKYGNFGCVDEHIIQKLLAPILPDKETVFPLDKEEGMAQESPTASPLDLELPASSPRLNEAGEETAWQASGWAARIIQHEMDHLQGILYVDRMDSRTFTNVHWAELND, encoded by the exons atggcggcggcggggcccggcGGCGGGGCCGACGTGGAGGAGGCGAGCCTGCTGGCCTGGCTGttccggggggcggcggcgccgGCGGGGGACGCGGAGCTGCCGGCCTACCTGGCCGAGCTGTCGGGGCTGGGCCTGGAGGTGCTGCGGCGGGAGCCCGGCCGGCTGGCGGAGGAGCGGGCGCAGCTGGGCGCGCAGACGCGGGCCTTGGCCTTCGCCCACTACAAGACCTTCATCCGCTCGGCCGAGTGCACCGCCGGCACCCGCCGCGGCTTCGCGGGCATCGAGCAGGGCCTCGACCGCCTCCTGGGCCGCCTGGCGCCCTTCGCCCACACCTGCCG GAACTTCTCCCGCGAGGCCGAGCAGATCGCCCTGAGCCGCCGCATGAACAGCCTGACGCTGAACCGCCACACCGAGATCCTGGAGGTGCTGGAGATCCCGCAGCTGATGGACACCTGCGTGCGCAACAGCTACCACGAGGAGGCCCTGGGGCTGGTGGCCTACGTCCGCCGCCTGGAGAAGAAGCACGCCGACATCCCCGTCATCCAG GGTATAGTGGCAGAGGTGCGCCAGTCGACACAGCTCATGCTAACCCAGCTGATCCAGCAGCTGCGCACCAACATCCAGCTGCCAGCCTGCTTGCGGCTTATTGGCTACTTGCGCTGCATGGACGTTTTCACGCAGGCCGAGCTGCGCATCATGTTCCTACAGGCACGGGATGTCTGGCTGCGCTCCATCCTCGCTGCAATCCCGGATGACGACCCCTACGTACACATCACCAAAACCATCGAGGCATGCCGCGTCCACCTCTTCGACATCATCACCCAGTACCGGGCCATTTTTGCAGACGAAGAGCCACTCATGCCTTCTGGGCAGGATGCCCTCAATGAAAGTGCCATCTTCCATGGCTGGGTTTTGCAGAAGGTGTCTCAGTTTCTGCAGGTCCTCGAGCGTGACTTGCAGCGCGGAGTGGGTGGACGTCTGGACTCCCTCCTTGGCCAGTGCATGTACTTTGGCCTGTCCTTTAGTCGTGTGGGAGCAGACTTCCGGGGTCAACTGGCCCCCATTTTTCAACGAGTGGCACTGCAAACGTTTCAGAAAGCTGTGCAGGAGGCTGTGAACAAATTCCAGGAGGAAATGAACTCCTACACGCTGATCTCGGCGCCTGCTGTCCTGGGCAGCACAACCCCTGTGGCAGTCCCGACTGCCCAACCAGCCACGCTCCAGCCTCCCATGGTGCTTCTGGACTTCCCACCACTTGCCTGCTTCCTCAACAACATCCTGGTGGCCTTCAACGACCTGCGTCTCTGCTGCCCAGTGGCTCTTGCTCAAGACGTGGCAGCTGCCCTGGAGGATGCACTAGGCCAG GCAACAAAGGTCATCCTGGCTTTCCACCGGGCGGAGGAGGTGGCTTTCAGTAGCCGAGAACAGGAATTGTTTGTTCAGTTCTACATGACGTTTTTGGAAGATTTGGTGCCCTATCTCAACCGGTGCCTCCAGCTGCTCTTTCCACCAGCCCAAATTGCACAGACTCTGG GTGTTCCCCCTACTCAGTTGCAGAAATATGGGAACTTTGGCTGTGTGGATGAGCACATCATCCAGAAGCTCCTGGCCCCGATCCTGCCTGACAAAGAGACAGTCTTTCCCCTGGATAAGGAGGAAGGGATGGCTCAGGAGAGCCCAACAGCATCTCCATTGGACTTGGAACTCCCTGCGTCG AGCCCTC GCCTGAATGAAGCCGGAGAGGAGACTGCCTGGCAGGCCAGCGGCTGGGCGGCCCGCATCATCCAGCATGAGATGGACCACCTCCAGGGGATCCTTTACGTCGACAGGATGGACAGCAGAACTTTTACAAACGTGCACTGGGCTGAGCTGAACgactga
- the NIP7 gene encoding 60S ribosome subunit biogenesis protein NIP7 homolog: MRPLTEEETRALFEKLARYVGENLQLLVDRPDGAYCFRLHKDRVYYLSEKILKLATNIPRENLVALGTCFGKFTKTQKFRLHVTALDYLAPYAKYKVWVKPGSEQSFLYGNHILKSGLGRITESTAQYQGVVVYSMADVPLGFGVAAKSTQECRKVDPMAIVVFHQADIGEYIRHEETLT, translated from the exons ATGCGGCCGCTGACGGAGGAGGAGACGCGCGCGCTCTTCGAGAAGCTCGCCAGATA CGTGGGCGAGAACCTGCAGCTGCTGGTGGACCGGCCCGACGGCGCCTACTGCTTCCGCCTGCACAAGGACCGCGTCTATTACCTCAG TGAGAAGATCCTGAAACTGGCCACCAACATCCCCCGGGAGAACCTGGTGGCCCTGGGCACCTGCTTTGGCAAGTTTACCAAAACCCAGAAGTTCCGGCTCCACGTTACTGCCTTGGATTATCTTGCCCCCTACGCTAAG TACAAAGTGTGGGTAAAACCTGGTTCAGAACAGTCCTTCCTTTATGGGAACCACATACTGAAATCTGGCTTGGGGCGTATTACAGAGAGCACAGCCCAGTACCAGGGAGTGGTGGTGTATTCCATGGCTGACGTCCCCTTG GGCTTTGGAGTGGCTGCCAAGTCCACTCAGGAGTGCCGGAAGGTGGACCCGATGGCCATTGTTGTGTTTCATCAAGCAGACATCGGGGAGTACATACGCCACGAGGAGACACTGACTTAA
- the TMED6 gene encoding transmembrane emp24 domain-containing protein 6: protein MLPHLSVAAIVGLLGGLEFASARKTEPLSSSSDQPLFRGADRYDFAIVIPAGGIDCFWQFAHQSGYFYFSYEVQWTSGLGHDRHILATANDPNSLHLGSSQDVRGQINFPTKETGFYQLCLSNRYNHFGSVQVYLNFGVFYEGFDLQNTPELQRKRFNDTLEAIEASTRKVTGQVFHMWRFYNFARMRRGVDYFLVQANYNYVNWWSAAQTLAIILSGVLQLYFLKRLFTAQPAKKPLC, encoded by the exons ATGCTTCCCCATCTCTCTGTAGCTGCAATTGTGGGTTTGCTGGGTGGACTAGAGTTTGCCAGTGCCCGCAAGACTGAGCCGCTGAGCAGTTCCAGCGACCAGCCTCTCTTCCGCGGAGCAGATCGCTATGACTTTGCTATTGTCATCCCTGCGGGTGGCATTGACTGTTTCTGGCAGTTTGCACACCAGAGCGGCTATTTCTACTTCAGCTATGAG GTGCAATGGACCTCGGGGCTGGGCCATGACAGACACATCCTGGCTACTGCAAATGACCCCAACAGCCTTCATCTCGGCTCCTCCCAGGATGTGCGAGGACAGATCAACTTCCCAACCAAAGAGACAG GTTTCTACCAGCTGTGCCTGAGCAATCGGTACAATCACTTTGGCTCTGTGCAAGTTTATCTCAACTTTGGGGTCTTCTATGAGGGCTTTGACTTACAAAACACACCAGAACTTCAGAGGAAAAGATTCAATGACACGCTGGAGGCAATTGAG GCAAGCACCAGGAAGGTGACAGGCCAGGTCTTCCACATGTGGCGCTTCTATAACTTTGCTCGGATGAGGAGGGGGGTGGATTACTTCCTTGTCCAGGCCAACTACAACTATGTGAACTGGTGGTCAGCAGCCCAGACTCTGGCCATCATTCTCTCTGGTGTCCTTCAGCTGTACTTCCTCAAGCGCCTCTTTACTGCACAGCCTGCTAAGAAGCCGCTCTGCTAG